A single region of the Winslowiella toletana genome encodes:
- the sseB gene encoding enhanced serine sensitivity protein SseB: protein MNQSNNRLEEVLKLAATEAAHRPEFFELLMSASVWVPGESESEQPDASSAVDLQHWEKEDGASIIPFFTSVEALQQAVKDEQAYLIMPVRNLFEMTLGETLFLNPKLPTGKEFSPSEIARLIGEGGDALSQQTVLEGGTPLLLSEIAEPPAQVIDSLTQLFAKHKQVRRAYVAQIKESAEEAPNLLIGIEADSNIDAIIRAAGSVATDTMLEDEPVDICEVVDGEKGISHFFTAHITPFYERRWGSFLREFKNAN from the coding sequence ATGAATCAATCGAATAACCGTCTGGAAGAGGTGCTGAAACTGGCAGCCACTGAGGCGGCGCATCGTCCTGAATTTTTTGAGCTGTTAATGAGTGCCAGCGTATGGGTACCCGGTGAAAGTGAATCAGAGCAGCCGGATGCCAGCTCAGCCGTTGATCTCCAGCACTGGGAAAAAGAGGATGGTGCCAGCATCATACCTTTTTTTACTTCTGTCGAAGCATTGCAGCAGGCGGTTAAAGATGAGCAGGCTTACCTGATCATGCCGGTGCGCAACCTGTTTGAAATGACGCTGGGTGAAACTCTGTTCCTGAATCCCAAATTACCGACAGGAAAAGAGTTTTCCCCGAGTGAAATTGCCAGACTGATCGGTGAAGGTGGCGACGCCCTGAGCCAGCAAACGGTGCTGGAAGGCGGCACGCCGCTGCTGTTGTCAGAAATCGCAGAGCCGCCAGCGCAGGTTATCGACTCACTGACTCAACTGTTTGCTAAACATAAGCAGGTTCGCCGTGCTTATGTTGCGCAGATTAAAGAGTCGGCAGAAGAAGCACCTAATCTGTTGATTGGCATCGAGGCAGACAGCAATATAGACGCGATTATTCGCGCCGCCGGCAGTGTGGCAACGGATACCATGCTCGAAGACGAACCGGTCGATATCTGCGAGGTGGTTGACGGTGAGAAAGGCATCAGCCATTTCTTTACCGCGCATATCACGCCGTTTTACGAACGCCGTTGGGGCAGCTTCTTGCGCGAATTTAAAAACGCCAACTAG
- the pepB gene encoding aminopeptidase PepB: MTTQAMNITLSTAAADARWGEKAILSTNDSGMTIHLNGNDPLATIQRAARKIDGQGIRQVTLSGADWDLEKSWAFWQGYRGPKGERSVEWAQLSEKDRAEFDRRLKIVDWVRHTINLPAEELSPSTLARSAVDLLSDVGGDAVSYRITKGDDLREQKYMGIHTVGRGSQRSPALLALDYNPTGDENAPVFACLVGKGITFDTGGYSLKQSAFMDSMKSDMGGAATVTGALALAISRGLKKRVKLYLCCAENMVSGNAFKLGDIIRYRNGKTVEVMNTDAEGRLVLADGLIDASEQNPELLIDAATLTGAAKTALGNDYHALFSFDDQLAQQLMESAASENEPFWRLPLAEFHRSHLPSNFADLNNIASPAHAAGASSAAAFLSYFVKNYQKGWLHIDCSATYRKGAVDQWSAGATGLGVRTIANLLLK; the protein is encoded by the coding sequence ATGACAACACAAGCAATGAACATCACACTGTCAACGGCAGCGGCAGATGCACGCTGGGGCGAAAAAGCGATCCTCAGCACTAATGACAGCGGTATGACTATTCATCTGAATGGCAACGATCCACTGGCGACCATTCAGCGCGCAGCACGCAAAATTGATGGTCAGGGCATTCGTCAGGTCACTCTGAGCGGCGCTGACTGGGATTTAGAAAAAAGCTGGGCGTTCTGGCAAGGCTATCGTGGGCCAAAAGGCGAGCGTAGCGTGGAATGGGCGCAGCTGAGCGAGAAAGATCGCGCTGAGTTCGATCGTCGTCTGAAGATCGTTGACTGGGTACGCCATACGATCAACCTGCCAGCCGAAGAGCTTAGCCCGTCAACGCTGGCACGCAGCGCGGTTGACCTGCTGAGCGACGTTGGCGGTGACGCAGTAAGCTACCGCATTACCAAAGGCGACGATCTGCGCGAGCAGAAGTATATGGGTATTCATACCGTTGGGCGCGGCTCACAGCGTAGCCCGGCGCTGCTGGCGTTGGATTACAACCCAACTGGTGATGAAAACGCACCGGTATTCGCCTGCCTGGTAGGTAAAGGCATCACCTTTGATACCGGTGGTTACAGCCTGAAGCAGAGCGCTTTTATGGATTCGATGAAATCTGATATGGGCGGTGCCGCAACGGTAACTGGCGCACTGGCACTGGCGATTTCCCGTGGACTGAAAAAGCGCGTGAAACTGTATCTCTGCTGTGCAGAAAATATGGTCAGCGGTAATGCGTTCAAACTGGGCGATATTATTCGTTACCGCAATGGTAAGACGGTTGAAGTGATGAATACCGATGCCGAAGGGCGTCTGGTACTGGCGGATGGCCTGATTGATGCCAGCGAACAGAATCCTGAACTGTTAATCGATGCAGCGACGCTGACCGGCGCAGCGAAAACGGCGCTGGGCAACGACTATCACGCTTTATTCAGCTTTGACGACCAGCTGGCGCAACAGTTGATGGAAAGCGCGGCCAGTGAGAATGAACCATTCTGGCGTCTGCCGCTGGCTGAGTTCCATCGCAGCCATCTGCCGTCAAATTTTGCCGATCTGAACAATATTGCCAGTCCGGCTCATGCCGCGGGTGCCAGCTCTGCTGCTGCTTTCCTGTCATACTTTGTGAAAAACTATCAGAAAGGCTGGCTGCATATTGACTGCTCCGCGACCTATCGCAAAGGAGCGGTGGATCAATGGTCTGCTGGCGCAACCGGCTTAGGCGTGCGCACCATCGCTAACCTGTTATTAAAATAA
- a CDS encoding IscS subfamily cysteine desulfurase, translating into MKLPIYLDYSATTPADPRVAEKMMQYLTLDGTFGNPASRSHRYGWQSEEAVDIARNQIAELVGADPREIVFTSGATESDNLAIKGAASFYQQKGKHIITCTTEHKAVLDTCQQLESEGFEVTYLAPQRNGLIDLKALEAAMREDTVLVSIMHVNNEIGVIQDIAAIGELCHARGVLYHVDATQSVGKLPIDLNQLKVDLMSFSAHKIYGPKGIGALYVRRKPRIRLAAQIHGGGHERGMRSGTLPVHQIVGMGEAYRIAKEEMTSEMARLRSLRHRLWNGISQIEEVYLNGELENGAPNILNVSFNFVEGESLIMALKDLAVSSGSACTSASMESSYVLRALGLNDELAHSSIRFSLGRFTTEEEIDYTIVLVSKSIARLRELSPLWQERQLSRAAL; encoded by the coding sequence ATGAAATTACCGATTTATCTGGATTACTCTGCCACCACCCCGGCTGACCCGCGCGTTGCCGAGAAAATGATGCAGTATCTGACTCTGGATGGTACTTTCGGTAATCCGGCTTCCCGCTCTCACCGCTATGGCTGGCAGTCTGAAGAAGCGGTTGATATCGCCCGTAATCAGATTGCTGAGCTGGTTGGCGCAGATCCCCGTGAAATCGTGTTTACTTCCGGTGCCACTGAGTCTGACAACCTGGCGATTAAAGGCGCAGCGTCTTTCTACCAGCAGAAAGGCAAGCACATCATCACTTGCACCACAGAACATAAAGCGGTGCTGGATACCTGCCAGCAGCTGGAAAGCGAAGGCTTCGAGGTCACTTATCTGGCGCCACAGCGTAACGGCCTTATTGACCTGAAAGCGCTTGAAGCCGCAATGCGTGAAGATACCGTGCTGGTGTCAATTATGCATGTTAATAATGAAATTGGTGTGATTCAGGATATCGCTGCCATTGGTGAACTGTGCCATGCGCGTGGCGTGCTGTATCACGTTGATGCGACGCAGAGCGTCGGCAAACTGCCGATCGACCTCAACCAGCTGAAAGTCGATTTAATGTCTTTCTCTGCGCATAAAATTTACGGACCAAAAGGTATCGGCGCGCTGTACGTGCGTCGCAAGCCGCGCATCCGGCTGGCAGCCCAAATTCACGGTGGTGGACATGAGCGCGGTATGCGTTCCGGCACGCTGCCAGTGCACCAGATCGTCGGCATGGGCGAAGCCTATCGCATCGCGAAAGAAGAGATGACCAGTGAAATGGCTCGTCTGCGCAGTTTACGCCATCGTCTGTGGAATGGTATCAGCCAGATCGAGGAAGTTTACCTTAACGGTGAGCTGGAAAATGGCGCGCCTAATATCCTTAACGTCAGCTTTAACTTCGTTGAAGGTGAGTCGCTGATTATGGCGCTAAAAGATCTTGCGGTATCTTCTGGCTCAGCCTGCACCTCTGCCAGTATGGAATCTTCCTACGTGTTGCGCGCCCTCGGCCTGAATGATGAGCTGGCACACAGTTCGATTCGTTTTTCGCTTGGCCGCTTTACTACGGAAGAAGAGATTGATTACACCATCGTGCTGGTGAGCAAATCTATCGCTCGTCTGCGCGAGCTTTCGCCGCTGTGGCAGGAAAGGCAACTCTCCCGCGCCGCTCTCTGA
- the iscR gene encoding Fe-S cluster assembly transcriptional regulator IscR, giving the protein MRLTSKGRYAVTAMLDVALHSHQGPVPLADISERQGISLSYLEQLFSRLRKNGLVASVRGPGGGYLLGKDAGAIAVGAVITAVDESVDATKCQGKEGCQGGERCLTHVLWRDLSERISDFLNNITLAELVNNQEILDVADRQDSVDTRRLPNGRLQETINVNTRLLAS; this is encoded by the coding sequence ATGAGACTGACATCTAAAGGCCGCTATGCCGTTACCGCCATGCTTGACGTTGCACTGCACTCTCATCAGGGTCCGGTGCCGTTAGCGGATATTTCAGAACGCCAGGGGATCTCGCTTTCCTATCTTGAGCAACTGTTCTCGCGCCTGCGTAAAAATGGCCTGGTTGCCAGCGTTCGTGGCCCGGGCGGCGGTTATCTGTTGGGTAAAGATGCCGGTGCTATCGCAGTTGGCGCGGTGATTACCGCTGTCGATGAGTCGGTTGATGCCACCAAATGTCAGGGTAAAGAGGGGTGTCAGGGTGGTGAGCGCTGTCTGACTCACGTGCTGTGGCGTGACCTGAGCGAGCGTATCAGTGATTTTCTGAATAATATCACCCTGGCTGAGCTGGTGAACAATCAGGAAATCCTTGATGTCGCCGATCGTCAGGACAGCGTCGATACCCGTCGTTTACCTAACGGTCGCCTGCAGGAAACGATTAACGTTAATACCCGTTTGCTCGCCAGTTAA
- the trmJ gene encoding tRNA (cytosine(32)/uridine(32)-2'-O)-methyltransferase TrmJ, producing the protein MLQNIRIVLVETSHTGNMGSVARAMKTMGLTNLYLVNPLVKPDSQAIALAAGASDVIGDAKIVDTFDEAIAGCRLVVGTSARSRSLPWPMLDPRECGLKSIEEGQQAPVALVFGRERVGLTNEELQKCHYHVAIAANPEYSSLNLAMAVQIIAYEVRMAFLQSQEVAQAEFAESPYPLVDDLERFYQHMEQLMVGSGFIREGNPGQVMSKMRRLYTRARPERDELNILRGMLSSLEKTKGIK; encoded by the coding sequence ATGCTGCAGAACATCCGTATTGTCCTGGTTGAAACCTCTCATACCGGTAACATGGGCTCCGTCGCGCGCGCGATGAAAACCATGGGCCTGACCAACCTTTATCTGGTTAATCCACTTGTAAAACCTGACTCTCAGGCGATTGCTCTCGCCGCCGGAGCCAGTGATGTGATTGGCGATGCCAAAATTGTCGACACCTTTGATGAGGCAATCGCCGGTTGTCGTCTGGTGGTCGGTACCAGCGCGCGTTCACGCTCGCTGCCGTGGCCGATGCTCGATCCGCGTGAGTGCGGTTTGAAAAGTATCGAAGAAGGCCAGCAGGCACCGGTGGCGCTGGTGTTTGGTCGGGAGCGCGTAGGTCTGACCAACGAAGAGTTACAGAAGTGTCACTACCACGTGGCCATCGCTGCTAACCCGGAATACAGCTCGCTGAACCTGGCGATGGCGGTGCAGATTATCGCTTATGAAGTGCGAATGGCGTTTCTCCAGTCGCAGGAAGTGGCGCAGGCTGAGTTTGCCGAATCACCGTATCCGCTGGTCGATGACCTCGAGCGTTTTTATCAGCATATGGAGCAGCTGATGGTCGGCAGTGGCTTTATTCGTGAAGGCAATCCAGGCCAGGTAATGAGCAAAATGCGCCGTCTTTATACTCGTGCGCGTCCTGAACGTGACGAGTTAAATATTCTGCGCGGTATGCTTTCATCGCTGGAAAAAACGAAGGGTATTAAATAA
- the suhB gene encoding inositol-1-monophosphatase translates to MHPMLNIAVRAARKAGNLIAKNYETPDAVEASQKGSNDFVTNVDRDAERLIIEVIRKSYPQHTIITEESGELPGEDQDVQWVIDPLDGTTNFIKRLPHFSVSIAVRIKGRTEVAVVYDPMRNELFSAVRGQGTQLNGYRLRGGTARDLDGTILATGFPFKLKQHATPFINIVGKLFTQCADFRRTGSAALDLAYVAAGRVDGYFEIGLKPWDFAAGELLVREAGGLVTDFVGGHNYLSSGNIVAGNPRVVKALLANMRDELSEALKR, encoded by the coding sequence ATGCATCCGATGCTCAACATCGCCGTGCGCGCTGCGCGCAAGGCCGGAAATTTGATCGCCAAGAATTATGAAACCCCGGACGCAGTTGAAGCGAGCCAGAAAGGCAGCAACGACTTCGTCACCAATGTTGACCGCGACGCTGAACGCCTGATTATCGAGGTGATTCGCAAGTCTTATCCGCAACATACCATTATCACTGAAGAGAGTGGTGAATTGCCGGGCGAAGACCAGGATGTGCAATGGGTTATCGATCCACTGGATGGCACCACCAACTTCATTAAACGTTTACCACACTTCTCTGTTTCTATCGCCGTACGCATTAAAGGCCGTACCGAAGTGGCTGTGGTTTACGATCCAATGCGTAATGAACTGTTCAGCGCAGTGCGCGGCCAGGGTACCCAGTTAAATGGCTACCGTCTGCGTGGCGGCACCGCTCGCGACCTCGATGGCACTATTCTGGCCACCGGTTTCCCGTTCAAACTGAAGCAGCACGCCACACCATTTATCAACATCGTTGGCAAACTGTTCACACAGTGTGCAGACTTCCGTCGTACCGGTTCGGCTGCGCTGGATCTGGCTTACGTTGCGGCAGGTCGTGTTGATGGTTACTTTGAAATCGGCCTGAAGCCATGGGATTTCGCCGCGGGCGAACTGCTGGTGCGTGAAGCCGGTGGTCTGGTAACCGACTTTGTTGGCGGCCACAACTATCTCTCTTCCGGTAATATCGTTGCCGGTAATCCACGCGTAGTTAAAGCCCTGCTGGCGAATATGCGTGATGAACTGAGCGAAGCGCTGAAGCGTTAA
- a CDS encoding nickel/cobalt transporter, which produces MSVNKLPGKTGRRWLSVWPLLLLVLVLIIAAGWLWQQWPQLLLQSVQWQKILHQQLTALLQQVALNPHQAGLALIGFSLLYGILHAAGPGHGKVVIATFLATHPTKVKTSLQLTLAAAIVQGFMAIALVTVMLVVLKLSSRQLHLSSYWLEKGSYLMVIVLGAWLSLRALRKLWSLLRPPVTTLKISAIRAADHAHHANCGCGHQHVPDSAMLAQAVGWKTKAVVVLSMGLRPCSGAIMMLLFSKVIGVYLWGVLSAVAMALGTAVTVSTMALLVQSSRALAIRLSRHSATAGWQKVALQSLGLAGGVVLIVAGIILWQTAQPAMSGGIRRIF; this is translated from the coding sequence ATGTCAGTGAATAAGCTGCCGGGTAAAACGGGACGGCGCTGGCTGAGCGTCTGGCCATTGCTGCTGCTGGTGCTGGTGCTGATTATCGCCGCAGGCTGGCTATGGCAGCAGTGGCCGCAGCTGTTATTACAGAGCGTGCAGTGGCAGAAAATTCTGCACCAGCAATTGACCGCACTGCTACAGCAGGTGGCATTAAATCCTCATCAGGCTGGTCTGGCGCTTATTGGATTCAGCCTGCTGTATGGCATTTTGCACGCGGCGGGCCCCGGCCATGGCAAAGTGGTCATCGCCACTTTTTTAGCCACCCATCCGACTAAAGTGAAAACCAGTCTGCAGCTGACGCTGGCAGCGGCCATTGTGCAGGGATTCATGGCGATTGCGCTGGTTACAGTGATGCTAGTGGTGCTGAAACTCTCATCGCGCCAGCTTCATCTCAGCAGTTACTGGCTGGAAAAAGGTAGCTACCTGATGGTGATCGTGCTGGGTGCATGGCTGTCGCTACGGGCATTGCGCAAGCTGTGGTCGCTGTTGCGCCCGCCGGTTACAACGCTGAAAATCTCCGCCATCCGCGCCGCCGATCATGCTCATCATGCCAATTGCGGCTGTGGCCATCAGCATGTTCCTGACAGTGCGATGCTGGCGCAGGCAGTGGGCTGGAAAACTAAAGCGGTAGTTGTGCTGTCGATGGGGTTGCGCCCCTGTTCCGGTGCAATAATGATGCTACTGTTTTCTAAGGTCATCGGTGTCTATCTGTGGGGAGTGTTATCGGCAGTGGCAATGGCGCTGGGAACCGCGGTGACCGTCTCGACGATGGCATTGCTGGTGCAAAGCTCACGCGCACTGGCGATCAGATTGAGCCGTCATTCGGCTACCGCTGGCTGGCAAAAAGTGGCGCTGCAAAGTCTCGGTCTGGCAGGCGGTGTGGTGTTAATTGTCGCGGGTATTATCTTATGGCAAACCGCTCAACCGGCGATGTCTGGTGGGATACGTCGAATTTTTTAA
- a CDS encoding DUF1007 family protein — translation MNWILLHYNTKLSRTLGIIMALFAPVVWAHPHSFISVNTTLVSKQPDTLNGLLMVWKMDEITSADLLYDAGDAKPGSEVWKKLAAEVMANVLGQHYFTEIWHDGKPVKFENLPTEYHLTREGHQAVLTFVLPLAEPQKVKGQTYTFLTFDPTYFVDMFYDDEKSLKLPEGWQEHCKLSLKTPKPSASMKAYALALDKADAPPEDMDLGRQFAQTVTLICQ, via the coding sequence ATGAACTGGATTTTGTTACATTATAACACTAAGCTGTCGCGCACTCTGGGCATTATCATGGCGTTGTTTGCGCCGGTTGTCTGGGCACATCCACATAGCTTTATCTCGGTCAACACTACGCTGGTAAGCAAACAGCCGGATACCCTGAATGGATTACTGATGGTGTGGAAGATGGATGAAATCACCTCCGCTGACCTGCTGTACGATGCCGGAGATGCAAAGCCTGGTTCGGAAGTGTGGAAGAAGCTGGCGGCGGAAGTGATGGCTAATGTTTTAGGCCAACACTATTTCACCGAGATTTGGCACGACGGCAAGCCGGTGAAGTTTGAAAATCTGCCCACTGAGTATCATCTGACGCGTGAAGGGCATCAGGCAGTGTTAACTTTTGTACTGCCGCTGGCCGAGCCGCAAAAGGTGAAGGGGCAGACCTACACTTTTCTGACCTTTGATCCTACTTACTTTGTAGATATGTTTTACGACGACGAAAAATCGCTGAAATTACCTGAAGGCTGGCAGGAGCACTGCAAGCTGAGCTTAAAAACGCCGAAACCCAGCGCTTCGATGAAAGCTTATGCATTGGCGCTGGATAAAGCCGATGCGCCACCAGAAGATATGGATCTCGGCCGTCAGTTTGCCCAGACGGTGACGCTGATATGTCAGTGA
- the csiE gene encoding stationary phase inducible protein CsiE — translation MRDAPPSAPLFSGSQRRCHLLLALYLPDSAVTLDSLCQLNGVDRQLARQDIAEVGEEIQRYHQLDIHPLHDGSYQLKGAELDLRLCLLHWLRRALRQSPAFVEQQFAPAIRQWLKTRQIEKAVCDEKNLQALIQHCAGRLNRCFTERDRQLLQLFMQFSLCQQSYADFTPSQQQWLASKAERLAAEDVVIHWQKRCRTAPHPNEIDFYALLFSILHAPTIDNIRHENERQLMQSVRQLIERFQTLSGKQFGDEHGLSSQLYTHLAQALDRSHFSIGIDNTLTEEIIRLYPRLLRTTCRAMAPFEADYDVHFSPQESGLIAIIFGAWLMQESVMQEKQVLLLTGNNHQLEQEIEQQLRELTLLPLNIKYQDMHEFQRDGAPKEITLVISPYATPLPLFSPPLIHAELPLSETQQHRIQSLLEA, via the coding sequence ATGCGTGATGCGCCACCTTCTGCACCTCTCTTCTCCGGTTCACAGCGTCGTTGCCATCTGCTATTAGCACTTTATCTGCCTGATTCTGCGGTTACACTCGATTCACTCTGCCAGCTGAATGGCGTGGATCGGCAGCTTGCCCGGCAAGATATAGCCGAGGTTGGAGAAGAAATCCAGCGCTATCATCAGCTTGATATTCATCCTCTTCACGATGGCAGCTATCAGCTTAAGGGCGCTGAACTGGATCTCCGCCTGTGCCTGCTGCACTGGCTACGCCGTGCATTGCGACAGTCACCGGCGTTTGTCGAACAGCAGTTTGCCCCGGCTATTCGCCAATGGCTGAAAACGCGGCAGATTGAAAAAGCCGTCTGTGACGAGAAAAATTTGCAGGCGCTGATACAGCACTGCGCAGGCCGACTTAACCGTTGCTTTACCGAGCGCGATCGCCAACTGTTGCAGCTTTTTATGCAGTTTTCCCTCTGCCAACAAAGCTATGCTGATTTTACCCCAAGCCAACAGCAGTGGCTGGCCAGCAAAGCTGAACGGCTGGCGGCCGAAGATGTGGTCATACACTGGCAGAAGCGCTGCCGCACCGCGCCACATCCTAATGAAATCGATTTTTATGCCCTGTTATTCAGCATCCTGCACGCGCCGACTATCGATAACATCCGGCATGAAAATGAGCGCCAGCTGATGCAGTCAGTACGGCAGTTAATTGAGCGTTTTCAGACGCTGTCCGGCAAGCAATTTGGCGATGAGCATGGGCTGAGCAGTCAGTTGTATACCCATCTGGCCCAGGCGCTCGACCGCAGCCATTTTTCTATTGGTATCGACAATACGTTGACCGAAGAGATTATCCGGCTTTATCCGCGCCTGCTGCGCACCACCTGCCGCGCCATGGCACCCTTCGAAGCTGATTATGACGTCCATTTTTCGCCACAGGAATCCGGGCTGATTGCGATTATTTTTGGTGCCTGGCTAATGCAGGAAAGCGTCATGCAGGAAAAACAGGTGTTACTGCTGACCGGTAATAATCACCAGCTTGAGCAGGAAATTGAGCAGCAACTGCGCGAACTGACGCTGTTGCCGTTGAATATCAAATATCAGGATATGCATGAATTTCAGCGCGATGGCGCGCCGAAGGAGATAACACTGGTGATCTCACCTTACGCCACCCCACTGCCGCTCTTCTCACCACCGCTAATTCATGCGGAATTGCCGCTGAGTGAAACTCAGCAGCATCGTATCCAGTCTTTACTTGAGGCCTGA
- a CDS encoding 3-phenylpropionate MFS transporter encodes MAIRSAYWLGLAYFTYFFAYGVYLPFWAVWLKGTGLEAEKIGLLLGAGMIARFVGSLLIASQVKNPSQLVTALRLLALLTALFVLGFWISAGWVWLLLVMIGFNLFFSPLVPLSDALAATWQQQISLVYGPVRLWGSLAFVVSSALTGVLVSAWSSQAILMLLMIGVVSLFSGMMIKPAVMPVGETRQGEHAGWQVWLTMLKENAVWRFLLCVTLLQGAHAAYYGFSAIYWQEAGYSASTVGYLWSLGVVAEIIIFASSGRLFRRWSARDLLLLSAVCALVRWSVMGATTALPWLIVAQLLHCGSFTVCHLAAMRFIAARQGSEVIRLQAVYSALAMGGGIAVMTMVCGVLFQHLQGGVFWVMALVVLPALFLRPKVAAKTSGLK; translated from the coding sequence ATGGCAATCCGTTCTGCATACTGGCTGGGTCTGGCCTACTTCACATATTTCTTCGCTTATGGTGTCTACTTACCTTTCTGGGCCGTCTGGCTGAAAGGCACCGGGCTTGAAGCGGAAAAAATCGGCTTACTGCTTGGCGCCGGAATGATTGCGCGTTTTGTCGGTAGCTTGCTTATCGCCTCCCAGGTTAAAAATCCCTCTCAGTTAGTTACCGCGCTGCGCCTGCTGGCACTGTTAACTGCGCTGTTTGTGCTGGGGTTCTGGATCAGCGCTGGTTGGGTCTGGCTGTTGCTGGTGATGATAGGCTTTAACCTGTTTTTCTCGCCATTAGTGCCGCTCAGTGACGCACTGGCTGCCACCTGGCAACAACAAATCTCGCTGGTGTACGGGCCGGTGCGGCTGTGGGGATCGCTGGCGTTTGTCGTCAGTTCAGCGCTGACCGGCGTGCTGGTCAGCGCCTGGTCATCGCAGGCGATACTGATGCTGTTGATGATTGGCGTCGTCAGCCTGTTCAGCGGAATGATGATTAAACCCGCGGTAATGCCGGTGGGGGAAACCCGGCAGGGTGAACATGCCGGCTGGCAAGTCTGGCTGACCATGCTGAAAGAGAATGCGGTGTGGCGTTTTTTACTCTGTGTCACGCTGCTACAGGGCGCACATGCGGCCTATTACGGCTTCAGCGCTATTTACTGGCAAGAGGCCGGTTACTCTGCCAGTACCGTCGGCTATTTATGGTCGCTGGGTGTAGTGGCGGAAATCATTATCTTTGCCTCCAGTGGGCGGCTGTTCCGCCGCTGGAGCGCGCGCGACCTGCTGCTACTGTCGGCGGTATGCGCGCTGGTGCGCTGGAGTGTGATGGGGGCAACCACCGCGCTGCCGTGGCTAATCGTGGCGCAGCTGCTGCACTGTGGCAGCTTCACCGTTTGTCATTTAGCCGCGATGCGCTTTATCGCCGCGCGTCAGGGCAGTGAAGTTATTCGTTTGCAGGCGGTCTATTCGGCGCTGGCGATGGGCGGCGGAATTGCGGTGATGACCATGGTGTGCGGTGTATTGTTCCAGCACCTGCAGGGCGGCGTGTTCTGGGTTATGGCGCTGGTGGTGCTACCGGCACTGTTCCTGCGTCCGAAGGTGGCCGCGAAAACGTCAGGCCTCAAGTAA